One window from the genome of Nicotiana sylvestris chromosome 9, ASM39365v2, whole genome shotgun sequence encodes:
- the LOC104220968 gene encoding receptor-like protein 51, which yields MAAPDPSFFLISFTFLLFIFPSTTSKSLTSPSPISSPSPKPSPISTPSPHSSSSSPLDPKQLKALQSLNIPTGKNPCTHNSTIVCDSSTPFRHIVSLTLSNCSDDVALSLTALKSLSTLTNLQFINCPISPIHFPSQLTLNLKSFTCINSLKKLTGVWLSRFKNVNDLTVSRVSVTASGPAIILDSVEHLLSVTISHANLSGVLPKHWHPNLSYVDLSGNKLKGKIPSSLTELENLVFLNLSSNSLNETIPTSFGDLSSLQNVSLASNSLSGSIPDSIAAIPGLVHLDLGSNQLNGTIPRFISDMKRLKYLNLEKNNFHGILPFNASFIKKLVVLKVGENSNLCYNHSTLSKKVKLGIAPCDKHGLPMSPPPSKDISSDDDEDDSDYADDESPHQQHSHGPSKVVLGIAIALSSIVFLIIFLVLLAKCCK from the coding sequence ATGGCAGCTCCAGATCCATCTTTTTTCCTCATTTCATTCACTTTTCTCCTCTTCATTTTCCCTTCTACAACCTCAAAATCACTAACTTCTCCTTCTCCAATTTCCTCTCCTTCACCAAAACCATCTCCAATTTCCACTCCTTCACCTCATTCATCTTCATCTTCACCACTTGACCCGAAACAACTCAAAGCTCTTCAATCACTCAATATTCCAACAGGTAAAAACCCATGTACTCACAACTCAACTATTGTATGTGATTCCTCAACCCCATTTCGTCACATTGTTTCACTTACCCTTTCAAACTGTTCAGATGATGTTGCTTTATCACTCACTGCTCTTAAATCTTTGTCTACACTTACCAATTTACAGTTTATTAACTGTCCCATTTCACCTATTCATTTCCCTTCTCAGCTCACTTTAAATCTTAAGTCATTTACTTGTATTAATAGTCTCAAGAAACTTACTGGGGTTTGGTTAAGTAGGTTTAAGAATGTGAATGATTTAACTGTTTCGCGTGTTTCTGTTACTGCTAGTGGTCCTGCTATAATTTTGGATAGTGTTGAGCACTTGCTTTCTGTTACTATTTCACATGCTAATTTATCTGGGGTTTTGCCTAAACATTGGCACCCGAATCTTAGTTATGTAGATTTGTCTGGGAATAAGTTAAAAGGGAAAATTCCAAGTTCGTTAACTGAGCTTGAGAATCTTGTTTTCTTGAATCTTTCGTCGAATTCGCTTAATGAGACAATTCCAACTTCATTTGGTGACTTGTCTTCGTTGCAAAATGTATCGTTGGCTTCGAATTCGTTGTCTGGATCTATTCCTGATTCGATTGCTGCTATCCCGGGTTTAGTTCATCTTGATCTGGGGTCTAATCAGCTCAATGGGACTATTCCAAGATTCATTTCGGATATGAAGAGGTTGAAATACTTGAATCTTGAGAAGAATAACTTTCATGGGATTTTGCCTTTTAATGCGTCGTTTATAAAGAAATTGGTTGTGTTGAAAGTGGGTGAAAATTCTAATCTTTGTTACAATCACTCAACTTTGTCTAAGAAAGTGAAACTTGGCATTGCTCCGTGTGATAAACATGGGTTGCCTATGTCGCCTCCGCCTTCAAAGGACATAAGTTCGGATGATGACGAGGACGACTCTGATTATGCTGACGATGAAAGTCCACACCAACAACATAGTCATGGACCAAGTAAGGTTGTTCTTGGTATTGCCATTGCACTTTCCTCAATTGTGTTTTTGATTATTTTCTTGGTTCTGTTGGCCAAATGCTGTAAATGA